The window GGAGCGTCTCCGATAACGCTGGCGAGTCCCCCTCCGCTTCGGCCCGAAGCGTCGACGGGTCTGGGTCGACGAGCCCCGGCGCCGCCTCGCGGTACGCCTCGACCGCCGCCGTCAACAGCGACGGCGACGGGTCCACGAGCACCGGATCGGCGTGGGTCCCGATCGCTCCCGGCCCGTCCGCGAACGGCAGGGTCGGATCGGGGGACACGGCCTCTTCTACGGGACGGACGGAATATAAATGGCAACGGGCGCAGCCGCTTGGCTGTCGGGGGAAGTACGGCGGTCGGTTGGGGGAAGGCCGCTCGTCCGTCCCGCGTTGGCCTTTTAAGAAACGTCCACGCGGGTGACGTGACCGCCGCAGCCGCACCGCTCGACGTACTCCGGGTCGAGGCCATCGCGTTCCTCGCGGAGCGCGTCGTAGAGGAACGCCTCTGGATGGCCGAGGTCGCCGTGGGTGACCAAGTTGACGTGGTTCCCCGGGGTCGTGTGGTCGACGGCCGCGAGCGCGTCGCGGACCGCCAGTTCCGGGTCGTTGGCGTACTTCGGCTCCTCCAAGTTCGCCGACCAGGAGTTGTCGTGGACTCGGTCGGTGATCGGTTCGGCGGTCTCGTCGTGGTCGTGGTCGTCGGTGGGTTCGGTCATGGGGGTCTCGTCGTGATCGAGTCGCGCTATCCGTCGGTCGCCGTTACGAGTCGACGGCCGCGATCTCCGGCTCGTCCTCGAGGGGGCGACTGGGCAGGTCGTCCACGAACTCCCGGATCACCGTTCGCTGGACGCGCTGGAGCGTCTCGCTGCAGGTCGATTTCGCGATCCCGACGTGGTCGGCGACCTCCGTCAGGGTGGCGCGACGCGGCACGTCGTAGTAGCCGAGGTCGACGGCCGCGAGCAGAAGTTCCCGCTGTCGGTCCGTCAGCAGGCGGGCGGGGTTGACGCGCTGACGCACGCGCTCGACCTCGAATTCGAGGCCGACCTCGCGCAGCCGTCGGCCCATCTCGGCGACGCGCTCGTGTTCGCCCGTGACTTCGACCTCCGCCACGCCGTCCTCGATGTCTAAGGGCATCTCGATCGGGAGTCCCGAGCGCTTCGCCGCCAGCAACAGCAGCGGCGCGTCCGTCTCCACCCGGGCCGTGACGACGCCGTCCTCCCGCGCCATCACCGACACGGCGGTCAGCGCGTCGTGGCCTTCCATCGCCGACAGTACCGCGTCGGCGTCGCGTGCGGTGACCCTGACCAGAGCGAAGCCGGCGCTCTCGCCGGGGACCGCGGCGAGCACGCGGAACCCCGTGTCGGGGAACTCGCGCGAGACGTCGGCTATCCACGGTCCGTCGGGCAGGTCGACGAGGAGGCGTGCTTGTGGCATCTGTGTGGGTCGGTGGTGATGTCAGTCGTCAGTCCGCTGCGGTCGGTGGTCGGGGCGGGTCTGGATCCAAATCGATCCTCGGACCATCAGTCGAGGTCGATCGTCGCGGCGTCACTCGACGTAGACGGCGCCCTTCATCCCGACCGCCTCGTGGGGGGTGCACACGTAGGTGTGGATCCCGGACTCCTCGAAGGTGTGCTCGAAGGTGTGCCCCTCCTCGCCGATGGTCTCGCTCTCGAAGTCGCCGTCGGACCCGGACACGTTGTGCTGGCCGCCCTCGCCGGTCCACTCCCACGTGACCGTCGTCCCGGACGACACCGCGACCGCCGCCGGACCGAACGCCAGCCCCTCGCCGGCGCCGACGTCGACGGTCACGGAGTCGGAGCCGGTCATGTCGACCGTCTGCTCGTAGTTGTTGGCGTCGTCGAACCAGCCGTCGTAGTCCGGCTCCTCCGAGAGGAACTGCTGGCCACCGCCGTCTCCGCTCCCGCCGTCGCCGCCGTCTCCGCTCCCGCCACAGCCGGCGAGCGCGGTGGCCGCGCCGAGCGCCGCGGTCGTTCGAACGAAGGTTCTCCGGTCGAGTGTGCGTCGGGTCATGCGCTTCGGCGTAGGGGAGTAGGGGGAATACCTTCGGCGCATATTCCCGGACTGCGGAGGAGTGGACCGAACTGTTCGGCTCGGTGTATATAAACGACGGCAGCGGGCCCGCGCTCGGCGCCGAGGACGCGAATCAGTCGTCCGCCGCGGCCCAGATTGCCGTGACGACGCCGTCGTCGGTCTCGACCGTGTCGTGCGCGTAGCCGCGGTCCGCGAGCTTCGGGAACAGGAACTGCGGAGCCCGGTCGTTGTGTTGCACGAGGACGGTTTCGTCCGGCAGGTCCGCGAGCAGTTCGAGCGTCTGCCGGAGCGGCTCCGGCGGGCCGAGATCGGCCACGTCGAGCGTCTCGACTTGGCGGTCGGTCGGCGCGTCCGTCTCTTCGAGGACCGACGTCTCCGGTGTCATGTCCGGGTATCCGCGCCCGACGGGCCCGTCAGTTATCCCGAACGTGTTCGGTTCCGCCGTCGCGCGCCTCCCGTCGCTCGCGATACCCGCCGAGCCGACGCGCGTCGCTGGCGATTCGCTCGGTGTCGGTTCGGATTGGAGTACAGGGGACGGTGGAGAACGGGAGAGCGGTGGAGTGCGGGAGAGCGGTGGAGAACTGGCGGGCGGTGGAGTGTGGGCCGGAGGTCAGAGCCGACGCCGGCGGACGAGTCGCGCCGCGACGGCGATCGGGGCGACACACCACGCGGCCAACGCGGCAGCGAGGGACGCCGTCGAGAGGCCGCTGCCGGCGAGGACGGCGGTGAACCCGCCGCCAGCGGTGGTCCCGAGCCCGCTCAACACGAGCACGCGGAACGCGCTCACCGGGTTCGAGAAGACGAGCGCGGAGAGGACGGCGTCGGGGAGCTCGAACGCGGCGACGACGCCGAGCGCGATCAGGTCGTGGACCAGGACGAACCAGACCCACACGAGCAGGGCCGCGCCGAGCGCGTGCGTCTTCTCGCGGGCGACGGTCGACAACAGCACCGCGATCGCCAGGAACGCGGCGCCGGCGCCGACGGCGCCGACGAGGAACCCGAGGAAGGACGGCCACTCGCCGAGCCCGAACTCGCGGACGATCAGCACGCCGCTGAACCCGAACCCGAGCACCGTCGCGCCCGCGAGCACCGTCAGCCGACCGAGGTACGTCCCGGCGACGACCTCGCTGCGCCGGACGGGCAGCGAGAACATCACCGCGAGCCATCCCTCGTCCTCGCGGCCGACGACGGCGTCGTACCCGAGCGCGAGCGCCGCGAGCGGGATCAGGTACGCGGCGAGGCTCGTCAGGGACGCCACGACGCGCTCGGCGCCCTCCGGCCCGACCGCCGAGCCGCTGAACGTCAGCATCATCCCGCCGAAGACGACGAACAGGCCGGTCAGCGCGAGCGCCCAGCGGCTCCGGACGGCGAGCCGGTACTCGGTCACGGCGACGACGAAGACGTGACGGAGCGCGCCCCGAACGCCCTCGACGGTCGGGTTTTCGGTCACCCCGGAGGTCGCCGACGGAGACGGGGGCGTCTCGCCGTCGTCGGTCGGCTCCTCGTCCCCCGCGCTGAACACCGCCGCGTCCGGGTGGAGAGCGTCCGAACGCGTCTCCGCGGAGTCCGTCTCGGTCATGACGTCACCTCCCCGCGGTCGGCCCGCGAATCCCCCGCCTGCTCGTCGGCGACCGCCGCTCGGAAGACCGCTCGGAGCCCGCGCTGACCGCGGCGCTCGCCCGTCGGCTCGTCGCCCGATTCCCCGATGTCGGCCGCGAGCTCCTCGATGGAGCCGGACGCGCGCACTCGACCGTCGTGGAGCACTGCCGCGCGGTCACAGAGCCGCTCGACCTCGGGGAGAACGTGCGAGCAGAAGACCACCGTCGCGTCCGTCTCGGCGGTGATCTCCTCGACGATGACGTGGAACTCGTCGACGCCGCGGGGGTCGAGCCCCGCGGTCGGCTCGTCCAGTATCAGAACGTCGGGGTCCGGAAGCAGCACCGTCGCCAGACCGAGTCGACGTTGCATCCCGTTCGAGTAGCCCGAGACGCGGCGGTCGGCCTCGTCCGGGGTCAGCCCGACGCGCTCGACGGTGCGAGCGACCCGTCCGTCCCCCGGGAGCCCGCGGATCGCCGAGTGGACGGCGAGCACCTCCCGCCCGGTGAGCCCGTCGGGGAATCCGACGTGTTCGGGGAGGTAGCCGACGCGCTCGCGGATCCGTCGCCCGTCCTCGGTCACGTCGGACCCGCCGACGGAGACCGTCCCCGCGTCCGGGCGGTCGTGACCCACGAGCAGTCGGAACAGGGTCGATTTCCCGGCCCCGTTGGTGCCCAGGATCCCGAACGTCGACCCGCTCGGGATCGAGAGCGAGAGCCCGTCGAGGGCGGTCACGTTTCCGTACGCCTTCCGAACGTCGCTCGCGTCGATTCTCATGATGTGGCCTCCGTGTCGGTCTCTCGGTCCGCGTCCGTCTCCCCCGTCTCGGTCGGTTCGTAGGCGCGCCAGTCGTGGTTCGGCTCGGTGAGCGGGCGGCGGTCGACGACGCCGGGCGCCTCGATGACGGGGAACGAGCTCTCGGCGAGCCGCACCGCCTCGAACGCCGGGCTGTTCGCGAACACCGCCGCCTGCGGCCGCTCGGCGACGATGTTCTCGACGAGTCCGACGGGGCGGTGGCGGATCTCGCTTATCCCGTCGCCGTCGCGGTCGGCGACGCGGGCGCCCGACCAGTAGTTGCCGCGGTCGGTGTCGTTCCACTCCACGAGCGTGGTTCGCGGCGTCTGGACCGCACGGTCGTTGCGGACGAGGCTGTTGCCCGCGACGACCTCGTTCTCGCTGCCGGCGGAGCTGTGGATCCCGATCGCGTTGCGGTACAACAGGTTGTCGAGGATCCGGTTGTCCTGTGCGTTGTAGATGTACAGCCCGTCGCGGTTGGCGACGAGGTGATTCCCGGCTATCGTCGACTCCTCGATGTCCTTCGCGAGGATGCCGTGGCCGCTGGTGCCCTCGCTCCGCAGGGCGGTGTTGTTCCGGACCGTCAGCCCCTCGCTCACCATGAGGGCGTAGCCGACGCCGTTGTCGGCGGCGACGTTGTCGACGAGGCGGTTGTCGTCCGAGTACATGTAGTGGACGCCGTACCGGGTGTGTCGAATCGTGTTGTTCTCGGCGAGGACGTCCGTCGCCCACGAGAAGTAGATCCCGTCCCGAGTGGCCGTGATCTCGCTGTCGCGGACGACGGTCCCGCTCGTCTCGAACAGGTGGATCCCGTTCCCGCGGTCGGTCACCGGGTAGACGTCCTCGCGGCCGTCGATACGCACGTCTTCGATCACGGCGTCGTCGACCCCGTCAACCCAGATCCCGTAGGCCGTGTCGGTGATCCGGACCGTCTCGATCCGGGCGTCCGCGCCGGCGACGAACACCCCGGCGTCCTCGGTGTCGAGGTCGCTGCCCGAGCCGCGGATCCAGACGCCGGAGACGGTGACGTTGTCGCCGCTCAGCGTGATCACGCGCCCCTCGCCGCCGCCGTCGATCACGGCGCCGTCCTCGCTCGCGACGATCTCGAGGTCGTCGACGCTCGCGTTCACGCGCTCCTCGAACCGGCCGTCGAGGACGACCGTGTCGCCCGGATCAGCGGCGTCGACCGCCGCTTGCGCCGACGCGAACGACTCGCCGTCGACGGCGGCGGTCCCGTCGCGCTCGGGCGCGGTCACCTCGGTCGCCGCGACGTCTGTCGCGACGTTGAGACCGGAGGCGCCGGAGTCGTTCGCCGGGATTCCGGCTCCGACGGCGTTCGTGTATCCGTCGGCGGCGGCGGCCGCGCTGCCGGGCGCCCCGGTCGCACCCGCGGCGAGCGGGAGCGCGAGCGCGATCACGGCGACGACGCAGGCGGCCACGAGGAAGCCGGTTTCGAGCCGGCCGACCGACAGGCCGAACCGGTCACCTGACATGGTCGCCACCACCGATCTCCGGGTTCCGGTCGGCGTCTCGGTCCCGCTCGGACTCATCGCTCGGTTCCTCGTCGCGGTCGCGGATCGCTCCGGGGAATGCGCGGGCCAGTTCCGGGAGCTCGTCGACCGTCGCGTCGAGGTCCCGCGCGAGGTACGCGACGGCGAGCAGCGCGACCGCGACGAGGGTCATGTAGCCGCCCGGTCCGAACCACGCGAAGCCGCTGATGTTGGCCACCGCGTAGGGGCCCAGAAGCGGCGGCGTGAACGATTCGATGCCGCGGAGCGGCGCGTTCGGGTCCAGCGAGTGACCGGCCTGGTAGAGCCGGTACTGGATGAACGCGAACATGCCGACGAAGACGGCGATCGTCCCGACGAGCTGCGCGGTGAGCCCGGCTTTGAGCTTGCGGACCGTCGGCGCGAACGCGACGAAGGCGCCGGTGAAGGCGAGCCCCGCGAACACGACCGGACCGAGCAGCCACTCGGGGACGTCTATCGCCGCCTCGCTGACGTCGTAGTTCGGCTCGATGTACACCGGGTCGGGGTAGTGGAACCCGGCGTACTTGTTGAGCCCCTGTACCTCGGCGAAGTCGCCGCCCAGACGCGGATACGCGTACAGCTCGATGAGCAGCTCCTGGCCGGGATACTGCGGCGCCGTGAGCGTGATCCGCCACATCGGGACCAGCAGCGCGCCGACGAGCAGCACCGCTGCCGCCAGCGGCAGCGCGCGTCGGATCTCGGTCAACCGCGTGAGCGACGATGACATGGCGTTATTCCTCCGGCTCGACGATGAGCCGCGAGCGCATCTCCAGGTGCAGCGCGCTACAGAAGTGCGCGCAGTAGACCCAGTAGACGCCCGGCTCGTCGGCGGTGAACGTCACCTTCCGCGTCTCCTGCGGGGCGACGCGCATGTGGACGTCGTGGTCGGGGATCGCCACCGAGTGGAGCATGTCGCTCGTCGTCTCGATGTTCGTCACCTGCATCTCGACGGTGTCGCCCTCCGTGACGGTCATCTCCTGGAACCCGTAGTGGTTCCGCGTCGAGTACATCTCGATCTCGACGCGGTCGTCGGCGACCCGCTCCATCGACTCCTCGCCCTCGTCGGTGTACTCGAGTTCGAGGTCGTCGGGGTCGTACGTCTTCGCGGGGTCGAGCTTCGAGCGGTGACAGATCGACGCGTCGTGCGGCTCCGCGTGTGCGGGCGAGTCCTTCACGTGTTCCATCCCGGCCTCGTCGTCGCCGATGTAGATCAGCTGGTCGTTCTCGGGGTGCTGCGGGCCGACCGGCAGGAACCGGTCTTTCGACAGCTTGTTGAGCGAGATGAGCCAGTCGCCGGCCGGGTCCTCCGTGTACGACTCCGAGGCGATCAGGTGACCGGGGTTGTAGTGGACGTCGATCTTCTCGATGACGGGGCTCTCGGACCGTGCATCGGCCTCGACGGCCTTCTCGATGTCCCACTTGACAACCTGCGAATCGATGAACAGCGACGTGTACGCGTGCCCGCGGCCGTCGTAGGCGGTGTGGAGCGGACCGAGCCCGAGCTTCGGCTGGCCGACGATGGCGTCGGTCGGATCGTCGACCTCGTCGATCTTGTCGATCTGGATGACCGACGCGGTCGGGTCGAGCTTCCCGCTCGCGATCGCGTACTTGTTATCCGGCGTGACGCTGATCCCGTGCGGGCTCTTCGGCGTCGGGATGTAGTGGACGACCGGGTCGTCGCCCTGGTTGAGCGGGCTGTCCTTTCGGCCGTCCACGACGGGGACCTCGTTTATCATCTCGTAGTCGCCCGCCTCGACGGCCGCCTCGATCCGCGGGATGTCGAACGCTTTGACGTTGTCGCGGTCCGACCGGGTCATCCCCTTCTCGGTGACGGCGCCCTCGCTGTTGTAGCCCGTGGTGAAGAAGTACCGCCCCTCCTTGCTCCCGTCCCCGTTGTCCATGTTGCCGTCGACGAGGACCTCCCACTCGACGTTCATCGACTCGGGTTCGATCGCGGCGAGGACGGCGCCGTACTCGTCGGGGTCGTGTAAGTCGCCCGTCCCGTCGTTGGGGATCGGCGTGCGGAACTCGCCGACGCCGAAGATGAGGTCCGTGTCGGGCAGCTGCGCGCAGGACCCGTGCGTCCCCTGCTGGTTCGGGATGTCGACGATGGCGTCGGTCTCGAAATACGTCAGGTCGATCCGGGCCATCCGGCCGTTCGCCTTGTCGTTGACGTACGCGAACCGGCCGTCGTAGTCGCCGTCGGTCTGGCTGATCCGCGGGTGGTGCGTGTCGCCCCAGGTGTAGCCGCCGGCCTCCTCGAGCATCTCGCGGCTCTCGTCGTCGTGCCCGTAGCCGCGCCCGCTGTCGCGCTGGAACACCGGGATACGGATGAGCTCGCGCATGGACGGGAGCCCGACGACGCGGACGTCCCCGGACTGACCGCCGCCGAGGAACGCGTAGTACTCGTCCATCTCGCCCGGCGGGACCGAGTGACCGGGGGCGGCCGAGACGGTCCCGTCGCCCTCGTCGCTGAGCAGGCTGGTACAGCCGGCGAGCCCGCTGAGGCCGCCGACCGCGGCCCCGGCCTTCATGAAGTCCCGTCGGCGGAGTCCGGGGAGCAGCGAATCGAACCCGTCCGGCGATTCGTTCTGCTGTTCGTCTGGTTCCTCCTCGTTCGCCGGCTGCTGAGTGTGTCGTGTCATGAGCGTTCGTCGATGTCGTCGTCACGCGCTGTTCGGACCGCGATCCGCTCGATCGCTCGATCGCCGAGAACGGCGCGGAGTTCGGCGACGAACTCCGGGATCAGTCGTCGTCGGGCGGCCTCGGCGTCGAACCGGTAGCGGTGCCGCGTCGCCCCGCGGTGGGACTCGGTCTCCCGTTCGACGAGCCCCTTCTCGACGAGGCGGTCGACGGTCCGCTTCACCGTCGTGTACGCGACGTCGTCGCCGCGGCGCGTGACCGCGTCGTGTAGGTCGCGGGCCGCGAGTGTGTCGTCGGCGCGCCGCAGGACGGCGAGAAGCTCGCGTTCCCGCGGTCCGAGCTGTGTCCACTGGGTCATGGGCGGTCGGAGCCGAAGCGATCGGTTCGACCCCGCTACTGATCAGTACGGTCGAACCGTCCGGGTACCTGCCGGCGAACTGTTCGGGGGTTTAAATACGGTCTCCGTTCCCGAACAGCTGCGAAAAGAGCGAAGTCGTCACCGCGCGGAGATGTTCGGAGACGGTCGACTTCGCGAGGTCGAACTCGGCCGCGATGTCGGCGGCCGAGGTGCCGCCGGCCTCGAAGTATCCCTTCTCGGCGGCGACCCTCGCGATCTCGACCTGGCGGTCCGTCATGCCGGCGAGGTCGACGGGGACCACATCGGGACAGCAGTCGTCCTCGTCGCTGCTGCCGCGGTCGACGCAGAGCCGACGGAGCTCCACGTCGAGCCCGGACGCCTCGCACTCGTCGACGATCGCCCGCAGCTCCTCGTGGCCGCTCAGGACGAACGAGACCTGGATCTCGCCGTCGACCATCTCGGTCCGCCGCGGCGAGACCGGGAAGTTCGCGAATGCCGCCGGGAGCCCGCCGCACGTACACCCCGCGCACACACCCTCGCCCTCGGTCGCTGGCGAGGGACCGGGGCCGTCGGTCTCCGACTCGGCGTCCGGCGCCGCTTCGACGACCGCGTCGCCGCCCGGCGGCCAAACGGCCACGCCGCCGTCGGTGGCCGCGTCGGTTATCCCGCGGATCTCGTCGGCGTCGGGGCGTTCGCAGGCGATCTCGTAGCGCCCGTGCGCCCGGCCGCCGAACTCGACGAGATCGAGGCCCGTCGGCGGGTCGGCGGGCGGGTCGGCGGCGACGAACTCGACGCGGTCCTCTCCCGAGTCGACTCGCATCTCCTCCACCGGGGTGCTCGACGAGAGCGCGGCCACGGGACAGCCGTCGCAGGCCGACATCGCTAATTCGACGTGGATCCCGTTGGTCATGAGGGAACGTATGTCAGCCACCGGTGATATAACGCCGAGCGGTTTCCAAGCCGATGAAAAACACCGGACACGCGCCCGTTGCCGGGGCTTCCCGCAGTATGCGGGCGGAACCCCGCGATCCGTTCCGGTGAGCGCGCCCTTTTAAATTCGGGGGCGGAATCGAGCGGCATGCCGCCACTGGAACTGCCGCTCGGACTCGGCACCTCCGGCCTCGACGACCCCGCGGAGTGCGCCGCCACGGTGACCGCCGCCTTGGAGGCCGGCTACCGCCACGTCGACAC is drawn from Halorubrum sp. CBA1229 and contains these coding sequences:
- a CDS encoding CGCGG family rSAM-modified RiPP protein — its product is MTEPTDDHDHDETAEPITDRVHDNSWSANLEEPKYANDPELAVRDALAAVDHTTPGNHVNLVTHGDLGHPEAFLYDALREERDGLDPEYVERCGCGGHVTRVDVS
- a CDS encoding helix-turn-helix domain-containing protein, which gives rise to MPQARLLVDLPDGPWIADVSREFPDTGFRVLAAVPGESAGFALVRVTARDADAVLSAMEGHDALTAVSVMAREDGVVTARVETDAPLLLLAAKRSGLPIEMPLDIEDGVAEVEVTGEHERVAEMGRRLREVGLEFEVERVRQRVNPARLLTDRQRELLLAAVDLGYYDVPRRATLTEVADHVGIAKSTCSETLQRVQRTVIREFVDDLPSRPLEDEPEIAAVDS
- a CDS encoding halocyanin domain-containing protein, whose translation is MTRRTLDRRTFVRTTAALGAATALAGCGGSGDGGDGGSGDGGGQQFLSEEPDYDGWFDDANNYEQTVDMTGSDSVTVDVGAGEGLAFGPAAVAVSSGTTVTWEWTGEGGQHNVSGSDGDFESETIGEEGHTFEHTFEESGIHTYVCTPHEAVGMKGAVYVE
- a CDS encoding DUF2249 domain-containing protein, whose translation is MTPETSVLEETDAPTDRQVETLDVADLGPPEPLRQTLELLADLPDETVLVQHNDRAPQFLFPKLADRGYAHDTVETDDGVVTAIWAAADD
- a CDS encoding ABC transporter permease, producing MTETDSAETRSDALHPDAAVFSAGDEEPTDDGETPPSPSATSGVTENPTVEGVRGALRHVFVVAVTEYRLAVRSRWALALTGLFVVFGGMMLTFSGSAVGPEGAERVVASLTSLAAYLIPLAALALGYDAVVGREDEGWLAVMFSLPVRRSEVVAGTYLGRLTVLAGATVLGFGFSGVLIVREFGLGEWPSFLGFLVGAVGAGAAFLAIAVLLSTVAREKTHALGAALLVWVWFVLVHDLIALGVVAAFELPDAVLSALVFSNPVSAFRVLVLSGLGTTAGGGFTAVLAGSGLSTASLAAALAAWCVAPIAVAARLVRRRRL
- a CDS encoding ABC transporter ATP-binding protein: MRIDASDVRKAYGNVTALDGLSLSIPSGSTFGILGTNGAGKSTLFRLLVGHDRPDAGTVSVGGSDVTEDGRRIRERVGYLPEHVGFPDGLTGREVLAVHSAIRGLPGDGRVARTVERVGLTPDEADRRVSGYSNGMQRRLGLATVLLPDPDVLILDEPTAGLDPRGVDEFHVIVEEITAETDATVVFCSHVLPEVERLCDRAAVLHDGRVRASGSIEELAADIGESGDEPTGERRGQRGLRAVFRAAVADEQAGDSRADRGEVTS
- the nosD gene encoding nitrous oxide reductase family maturation protein NosD — encoded protein: MSGDRFGLSVGRLETGFLVAACVVAVIALALPLAAGATGAPGSAAAAADGYTNAVGAGIPANDSGASGLNVATDVAATEVTAPERDGTAAVDGESFASAQAAVDAADPGDTVVLDGRFEERVNASVDDLEIVASEDGAVIDGGGEGRVITLSGDNVTVSGVWIRGSGSDLDTEDAGVFVAGADARIETVRITDTAYGIWVDGVDDAVIEDVRIDGREDVYPVTDRGNGIHLFETSGTVVRDSEITATRDGIYFSWATDVLAENNTIRHTRYGVHYMYSDDNRLVDNVAADNGVGYALMVSEGLTVRNNTALRSEGTSGHGILAKDIEESTIAGNHLVANRDGLYIYNAQDNRILDNLLYRNAIGIHSSAGSENEVVAGNSLVRNDRAVQTPRTTLVEWNDTDRGNYWSGARVADRDGDGISEIRHRPVGLVENIVAERPQAAVFANSPAFEAVRLAESSFPVIEAPGVVDRRPLTEPNHDWRAYEPTETGETDADRETDTEATS
- the nosZ gene encoding TAT-dependent nitrous-oxide reductase, translating into MTRHTQQPANEEEPDEQQNESPDGFDSLLPGLRRRDFMKAGAAVGGLSGLAGCTSLLSDEGDGTVSAAPGHSVPPGEMDEYYAFLGGGQSGDVRVVGLPSMRELIRIPVFQRDSGRGYGHDDESREMLEEAGGYTWGDTHHPRISQTDGDYDGRFAYVNDKANGRMARIDLTYFETDAIVDIPNQQGTHGSCAQLPDTDLIFGVGEFRTPIPNDGTGDLHDPDEYGAVLAAIEPESMNVEWEVLVDGNMDNGDGSKEGRYFFTTGYNSEGAVTEKGMTRSDRDNVKAFDIPRIEAAVEAGDYEMINEVPVVDGRKDSPLNQGDDPVVHYIPTPKSPHGISVTPDNKYAIASGKLDPTASVIQIDKIDEVDDPTDAIVGQPKLGLGPLHTAYDGRGHAYTSLFIDSQVVKWDIEKAVEADARSESPVIEKIDVHYNPGHLIASESYTEDPAGDWLISLNKLSKDRFLPVGPQHPENDQLIYIGDDEAGMEHVKDSPAHAEPHDASICHRSKLDPAKTYDPDDLELEYTDEGEESMERVADDRVEIEMYSTRNHYGFQEMTVTEGDTVEMQVTNIETTSDMLHSVAIPDHDVHMRVAPQETRKVTFTADEPGVYWVYCAHFCSALHLEMRSRLIVEPEE
- a CDS encoding BlaI/MecI/CopY family transcriptional regulator — translated: MTQWTQLGPRERELLAVLRRADDTLAARDLHDAVTRRGDDVAYTTVKRTVDRLVEKGLVERETESHRGATRHRYRFDAEAARRRLIPEFVAELRAVLGDRAIERIAVRTARDDDIDERS
- a CDS encoding helix-turn-helix domain-containing protein; this encodes MTNGIHVELAMSACDGCPVAALSSSTPVEEMRVDSGEDRVEFVAADPPADPPTGLDLVEFGGRAHGRYEIACERPDADEIRGITDAATDGGVAVWPPGGDAVVEAAPDAESETDGPGPSPATEGEGVCAGCTCGGLPAAFANFPVSPRRTEMVDGEIQVSFVLSGHEELRAIVDECEASGLDVELRRLCVDRGSSDEDDCCPDVVPVDLAGMTDRQVEIARVAAEKGYFEAGGTSAADIAAEFDLAKSTVSEHLRAVTTSLFSQLFGNGDRI